The Oncorhynchus masou masou isolate Uvic2021 chromosome 8, UVic_Omas_1.1, whole genome shotgun sequence genome has a window encoding:
- the LOC135543739 gene encoding mucin-2-like translates to MQTGFSLLTETGFSPSTSKRLVSVPHVTETGFSPPPHRDWFQSPTSQRLVSVPHVTETGFSPPRHRDWFQSPTSQRLASVPHVTETGFSPPPHRDWFQSPTSQRLVSVPTSQRLVSVPHLTETGFSPPRHRDWFQSPTSQRLVSVPHVTETGFSPPRHRDWFQSPTSQRLASAPHLTETCFSHSTSQRLASASPLQRLASVPHLTETGFSPSTSQRLASASPLQRLASAPHLTDTGFSPPPHRDWFQSFHLTETGFSLPLTETGFSPPPHRDRFQTFHFTETGFSPPPHRDWLQPPTSQRLVSVIPPHREWNSPPPHRDWFQSFHFTETGFSPFTSQRLASVPHHTETGFRPFTSQRLASAPHLTETGFSLPPHRDWFQSSHLTETGFSLPPHRDWFQSFHFTETGFSPPRHRDWFQSPTSQRLVSVPHLTETGFSPPRHRDWLQSPTSQRLVSVPHLTETGFSPPRHRDWLQSPTSQRLVSVPHLTETGFSPPRHRDWFQSPTSQRLVSVIPPHRDWLQPPPYRDWLQSPTSQRLVSVPSPHKDWLQPPTSQRLASAPHLTETGFSPPPHRDWLQPPISQRLASASHLTETGFSTPPHRDWLQHPTSQRLASAPHLTETGFSLPPHRDWLQPPTSQILASASHLTETGFSLPPHRDWLQLPV, encoded by the coding sequence AGACAGGCTTCAGTCTCCTCACAGAGACTGGTTTCAGTCCTTCCACCTCAAAGAGACTGGTTTCAGTCCCCCACGTCACAGAGACTGGTTTCAGTCCCCCACCTCACAGAGACTGGTTTCAGTCCCCCACCTCACAGAGACTGGTTTCAGTCCCCCACGTCACAGAGACTGGTTTCAGTCCCCCACGTCACAGAGACTGGTTTCAGTCCCCCACCTCACAGAGACTGGCTTCAGTCCCCCACGTCACAGAGACTGGTTTCAGTCCCCCACCTCACAGAGACTGGTTTCAGTCCCCCACGTCACAGAGACTGGTTTCAGTCCCCACGTCACAGAGACTGGTTTCAGTCCCCCACCTCACAGAGACTGGTTTCAGTCCCCCACGTCACAGAGACTGGTTTCAGTCCCCCACCTCACAGAGACTGGTTTCAGTCCCCCACGTCACAGAGACTGGTTTCAGTCCCCCACGTCACAGAGACTGGTTTCAGTCCCCCACCTCACAGAGACTGGCTTCAGCCCCCCACCTCACAGAAACTTGTTTCAGTCATTCCACCTCACAGAGACTGGCTTCAGCCTCCCCCTTACAGAGACTGGCTTCAGTCCCCCACCTCACAGAGACTGGTTTCagtccttccacctcacagagacTGGCTTCAGCCTCCCCCTTACAGAGACTGGCTTCAGCCCCTCACCTCACAGACACTGGTTTCAGTCCCCCACCTCACAGAGACTGGTTTCagtccttccacctcacagagacTGGCTTCAGCCTCCCCCTTACAGAGACTGGCTTCAGTCCCCCACCACACAGAGACCGGTTTCAGACCTTTCACTTCACAGAGACTGGCTTCAGCCCCCCACCTCACAGAGACTGGCTTCAGCCTCCCACCTCACAGAGACTGGTTTCAGTCATCCCACCTCACAGAGAATGGAACAGCCCCCCACCACACAGAGACTGGTTTCAGTCCTTTCACTTCACAGAGACTGGTTTCAGTCCTTTCACTTCACAGAGACTGGCTTCAGTCCCCCACCACACAGAGACCGGTTTCAGACCTTTCACTTCACAGAGACTGGCTTCAGCCCCCCACCTCACAGAGACTGGCTTCAGCCTCCCACCTCACAGAGACTGGTTTCAGTCATCCCACCTCACAGAGACTGGCTTCAGCCTCCCACCTCACAGAGACTGGTTTCAGTCCTTTCACTTCACAGAGACTGGTTTCAGTCCCCCACGTCACAGAGACTGGTTTCAGTCCCCCACGTCACAGAGACTGGTTTCAGTCCCCCACCTCACAGAGACTGGTTTCAGTCCCCCACGTCACAGAGACTGGTTGCAGTCCCCCACCTCACAGAGACTGGTTTCAGTCCCCCACCTCACAGAGACTGGTTTCAGTCCCCCACGTCACAGAGACTGGTTGCAGTCCCCCACCTCACAGAGACTGGTTTCAGTCCCCCACCTCACAGAGACTGGTTTCAGTCCCCCACGTCACAGAGACTGGTTTCAGTCCCCCACCTCACAGAGACTGGTTTCAGTCATTCCACCTCACAGAGACTGGCTTCAGCCTCCCCCTTACAGAGACTGGCTTCAGTCCCCCACCTCACAGAGACTGGTTTCAGTCCCTTCACCTCACAAAGACTGGCTTCAGCCCCCCACCTCACAAAGACTGGCTTCAGCCCCCCACCTCACAGAGACTGGCTTCAGCCCCCCACCTCACAGAGACTGGCTTCAGCCCCCCATCTCACAGAGACTGGCTTCAGCCTCCCACCTCACAGAGACTGGCTTCAGCACCCCACCTCACAGAGACTGGCTTCAGCACCCCACCTCACAGAGACTGGCTTCAGCACCCCACCTCACAGAGACTGGTTTCAGCCTCCCACCTCACAGAGACTGGCTTCAGCCTCCCACCTCACAGATACTGGCTTCAGCCTCCCACCTCACAGAGACTGGCTTCAGCCTCCCACCTCACAGAGACTGGCTTCAGCTTCCTGTGTGA